GAACAAGAAGACCCATTTCTTTAGCTTGTCCGTTGAATAAGTCATCacaatggctgtgtgaaggtaGCATCCTTCAACAAACATCCAGAAAAAATTGGTCACCACAAAATAGTTATATATAGTCGTTATAAGACGACACCAAGGCTGTAGAAAGATAGGAAAACAAACATAGTTAGTTATTAGTGCAATAAAAAGCCTAACAGTCATGTGAATTGTAAATGATCATATGTAACAACAGTTACCTCATTGCTCTCATGTATATTGTGATCAATCAACTGAAGTAGGAACCACATAACATTCCTCAAAATGAAGGTTGTTATCAAGTTCCAGTGGATTATGTTTCGAAGGCATCTTATGCTCCTAGAGACGgaaataaagaaaacaatgttttaGTCTACATACCTAAAGTTACAATATTCCAGTCAAAAACATATTCCTATAGTAGSCGACAAGCATACATTTGACCACATTTTATTCTTGGGTGCAATTTACTTGATCAaagatacatatatattttttaaagtgttatATTAACAAGCATCATAACACAGTGTATACTTTACATAGACACTTAAAAGACATTAAGCGAGTTAGCCTAATAGGAGGGCAGTCCTGCAGTTCACATAAATTTCACTCATTATTTTGTAAGAGGTCACATGTACTGCAGATACATTTAGAAGGGTACTATTGGGTACTATTTCTGTACTTGCCTTAAGCATAAGAAGAGAATGAAGGCTATGACAAGAGCTCCCACAGAAATACAGTGGCCTAGGTAGTTGATGATCAGAGCAATCTTATAGTGCATTGGATATTTCCTCTGTGGGGAGAATATCACAAGATCTACTTCAAAATCTCGATAGacacaaaatgttaaataaaaaataaaggggtTATATACACATTGACAGAGACATACATTTGCAATGCACAATTCGCCTTCAAAAGATATCGATAATACATACAAATGGAAATGTGAAACATTCTGATGATAAATTACATACTTTAGCTGACTGGATTAGTAAGAATAAATAAACTGTTATTATATCGTAAATGTGCCATAAATATGCCCTAATCAGACAAGTAAGGTAATTATGCCACAACTAATTCTGCACTATATGTGAAAATCTTTCCGTATTTGTGACATCAGTAAAGCAGCAAACATAAATATCATAATTTTGAATGTCCTAAAGTATAAATGAAAATAATCCGCTAATCATGTTACACAATCATTCCAAAGATATAATTTTAATTGTTGTTACCTAGGACATATTGTACATCATCGTGTCTAACAGGTTGATCTgattacactatatacacaaaagtatgtggacaccccttcaaatgagtggatttattatttcagccacacccgttgttgacaggtatgtaaaatcgagcacacagccatgcattgtccatatacaaacattggcagtagaatggctttactggagagctcagtgactttaaatgtggcaccgtcataRgatggcacctttccaacaagtcagttcatcaaatttctgccctgcYAGAGCTGCTTCTGTaagaaacgt
Above is a genomic segment from Salvelinus sp. IW2-2015 unplaced genomic scaffold, ASM291031v2 Un_scaffold10792, whole genome shotgun sequence containing:
- the LOC112079986 gene encoding corticotropin-releasing factor receptor 2-like; amino-acid sequence: YNPLTPLFXGSAYRECMDNGTWALKSNYSSCEPILEEKRKYPMHYKIALIINYLGHCISVGALVIAFILFLCLRSIRCLRNIIHWNLITTFILRNVMWFLLQLIDHNIHESNEPWCRLITTIYNYFVVTNFFWMFVEGCYLHTAIVMTYSTDKLKKWVFLFIGW